The Lysobacter sp. genome includes a window with the following:
- a CDS encoding response regulator transcription factor produces the protein MPTVLVADDHPLFREALRNAVARALPDAILREADSVDALYALIEREPDADLLLLDLNMPGAHGFSALVHLRAHFPQLPIMVVSAREEPAVMRRALDHGAVGFLPKSADAATLGEAIDAVLSGDRWAPASALKAPAAGAEEHDAAQRVRDLTPQQFRVLQMLGDGLLNKQIAYELGVSEATIKAHMTAILRKLGANNRTQAVLIAGKLAIDPEAVMPPPEED, from the coding sequence ATGCCTACTGTTCTCGTCGCCGACGACCACCCGCTGTTCCGCGAAGCGCTGCGCAACGCGGTGGCGCGCGCGCTGCCCGACGCGATCCTGCGCGAGGCCGACAGCGTGGACGCGCTGTATGCGCTGATCGAACGCGAGCCCGACGCCGATCTGCTGCTGCTCGATCTCAACATGCCCGGTGCGCACGGCTTCAGCGCGCTGGTGCACCTGCGCGCGCACTTCCCGCAGCTGCCGATCATGGTGGTGTCCGCGCGCGAAGAGCCTGCGGTGATGCGCCGCGCGCTGGATCATGGCGCGGTCGGCTTCCTGCCGAAATCCGCCGATGCCGCGACCCTCGGCGAAGCCATCGACGCGGTGCTCTCCGGCGACCGCTGGGCGCCAGCGTCCGCATTGAAGGCGCCCGCCGCCGGCGCGGAAGAACACGATGCCGCGCAGCGCGTCCGCGACCTCACCCCACAGCAGTTCCGCGTGCTGCAGATGCTGGGCGATGGCCTGCTCAACAAACAGATCGCCTACGAGCTCGGCGTTTCCGAAGCCACGATCAAGGCGCACATGACCGCGATCCTGCGCAAACTCGGCGCCAACAACCGCACCCAGGCGGTGCTGATCGCCGGCAAGCTCGCGATCGATCCCGAAGCGGTGATGCCGCCGCCGGAAGAAGACTGA
- a CDS encoding WYL domain-containing protein: MRASRLLSILMLLQLRDRLTADALAAEFEVSVRTIYRDIDRLAEAGVPVYADRGPGGGFRLVDGYRTRLTGLAADEVEAMFMIGLPGPAAALGMGPAASNAGRKMLAALPRSSGDVAGRMGARFHLDPVEWYRDDEPLQQLPAIARAVLDQTVLAMTYDSWRGVRERVVEPLGLVLKAGAWYLVARSDGVARIYKVANILRHEVRDTHFERPPDFDLATWWPAETTRFEAGLRTGTAQLRATALGLKRLSQLGAFAQRAVQTAAPADDEGWSCLSLPIETLDHAALTLLGIGPEIEVLAPDALRLRLRDLAAEVVHRST; the protein is encoded by the coding sequence ATGCGCGCGAGCCGTCTGCTGTCGATCCTGATGCTGCTGCAGCTGCGCGACCGGCTGACCGCCGATGCGTTGGCGGCGGAGTTCGAGGTCTCGGTGCGCACGATCTATCGCGATATCGACAGACTCGCCGAGGCCGGGGTGCCGGTGTACGCCGATCGCGGCCCGGGTGGCGGCTTCCGGCTGGTCGATGGTTATCGCACCCGGCTGACCGGGCTGGCGGCGGACGAGGTGGAGGCGATGTTCATGATCGGCCTGCCCGGGCCGGCGGCAGCATTGGGCATGGGGCCGGCGGCATCGAATGCGGGCCGCAAGATGCTGGCCGCGCTGCCGCGATCCTCCGGCGACGTGGCCGGGCGGATGGGCGCGCGTTTCCATCTGGACCCGGTCGAGTGGTATCGCGACGACGAACCGCTGCAGCAGTTGCCCGCGATCGCCCGCGCGGTGCTCGACCAGACCGTGCTGGCGATGACCTACGACAGCTGGCGCGGCGTCCGCGAGCGCGTGGTGGAGCCGCTCGGCCTGGTGCTGAAAGCCGGTGCCTGGTATCTGGTCGCGCGCAGCGACGGCGTCGCGCGGATCTACAAGGTCGCGAACATCCTGCGGCACGAAGTCCGGGACACCCACTTCGAGCGTCCGCCCGACTTCGATCTCGCCACATGGTGGCCGGCGGAAACCACGCGCTTCGAAGCCGGGCTGCGCACCGGCACGGCACAGCTGCGAGCGACTGCACTGGGGTTGAAGCGGTTGTCGCAACTCGGTGCATTCGCGCAGCGCGCGGTGCAGACGGCGGCACCGGCCGACGACGAGGGTTGGTCGTGCCTGTCGCTGCCGATCGAGACCCTCGATCACGCCGCGCTGACCCTGCTCGGTATCGGTCCGGAGATCGAGGTGCTGGCACCGGACGCGCTCAGGCTCCGGTTGCGGGACCTCGCCGCCGAAGTCGTTCACCGCAGCACATGA
- the acs gene encoding acetate--CoA ligase, whose translation MRHTVTTADPIPTAEERLMSQNDNAQSIYPVPADFAAASRIRREDYERDYAASIADPDAYWGKIAQRLDWFKAPTQIKDVSFHVEDFHIHWYADGELNASVNCLDRHLATRGDKTALIFEPDDPATPSQRISYRELYERVCKLGNALRHLGVKKGDRVTIYLPMIPDAVVAMQACARIGAIHSVVFGGFSPQSIADRIADCGTRVVITADEGLRGGKSVPLKENVNAALKMPGTDSVETVLVIRHTGGAIGMQMPRDRWYDAVVDDQPASCEPERMNAEDPLFILYTSGSTGKPKGVLHSTGGYLVWASYTHECVFDLREDDIYWCTADVGWVTGHSYIAYGPLANGATAVVFEGVPNYPTVSRFWEVVDKHQVTIFYTAPTAIRALMREGEAPVKRTSRASIRVLGSVGEPINPEAWRWYYDVVGEGRCPIVDTWWQTETGGVLISPLPGATDLKPGSASKPFFGVQPALVDANGALLDGATEGNLVLLDSWPGQMRTVYGDHPRFIDTYFKTYPGMYFTGDGCRRDEDGYYWITGRVDDVINVSGHRIGTAEVESALVSHPKVAEAAVVGFTHDIKGQGIYAYVTLVAGEAPSEELRKALVAHVRKQIGPIATPDFLQWAPGLPKTRSGKIMRRILRKIAENAPDQLGDTSTLADPSVVKSLVDERLVK comes from the coding sequence ATGCGGCACACTGTGACCACTGCGGATCCCATACCAACCGCGGAGGAACGCCTCATGTCGCAGAACGACAACGCCCAGTCCATCTATCCGGTGCCCGCCGATTTCGCCGCCGCATCGCGCATCCGACGCGAAGATTACGAACGCGATTACGCCGCATCCATCGCCGACCCGGACGCCTATTGGGGCAAGATCGCGCAGCGCCTCGACTGGTTCAAGGCACCCACGCAGATCAAGGACGTGAGCTTCCATGTCGAAGACTTCCACATCCATTGGTACGCCGACGGCGAACTCAACGCCAGCGTCAACTGCCTCGATCGCCATCTCGCGACGCGCGGCGACAAGACCGCGCTGATCTTCGAACCGGACGATCCGGCGACACCGTCGCAGCGCATCAGTTATCGCGAACTCTACGAACGCGTGTGCAAGCTCGGCAATGCACTGCGCCATCTCGGCGTGAAGAAGGGCGATCGAGTCACCATCTATCTGCCGATGATTCCCGACGCCGTGGTCGCGATGCAGGCCTGCGCGCGGATCGGCGCGATCCACTCGGTGGTGTTCGGCGGATTCTCGCCGCAGTCCATCGCCGATCGCATCGCCGACTGCGGCACCAGGGTCGTGATCACCGCCGACGAAGGCCTGCGCGGCGGCAAGAGCGTGCCGCTGAAGGAAAACGTCAATGCCGCGCTGAAGATGCCCGGCACCGATTCGGTCGAAACCGTTCTGGTGATCCGCCACACCGGTGGCGCGATCGGCATGCAGATGCCGCGCGACCGCTGGTACGACGCGGTGGTGGACGATCAGCCCGCCAGCTGCGAACCCGAACGCATGAATGCGGAAGATCCGCTGTTCATCCTCTACACCTCGGGCAGCACCGGCAAGCCGAAAGGCGTGCTGCACTCCACCGGCGGCTATCTGGTGTGGGCCAGCTACACCCACGAATGCGTGTTCGATCTGCGCGAAGACGACATCTACTGGTGTACCGCCGACGTCGGCTGGGTCACCGGCCACAGCTACATCGCCTACGGTCCGCTCGCCAACGGCGCCACCGCGGTCGTGTTCGAGGGCGTACCGAATTACCCGACGGTCTCGCGCTTCTGGGAAGTCGTCGACAAGCACCAGGTCACGATCTTCTACACCGCACCGACCGCGATCCGCGCGCTGATGCGCGAAGGCGAGGCGCCGGTGAAGAGGACCTCGCGCGCGTCCATCCGCGTGCTGGGCTCGGTCGGCGAACCGATCAATCCCGAAGCCTGGCGCTGGTACTACGACGTGGTCGGCGAAGGTCGCTGTCCGATCGTCGATACCTGGTGGCAGACCGAAACCGGCGGCGTCCTGATTTCGCCGCTGCCCGGCGCGACCGATCTGAAACCCGGCTCGGCCAGCAAACCGTTCTTCGGCGTGCAGCCCGCGCTGGTCGACGCCAACGGCGCGCTGCTCGACGGCGCGACGGAGGGCAATCTCGTGCTGCTCGATTCGTGGCCGGGCCAGATGCGCACGGTCTACGGCGACCACCCGCGTTTCATCGATACCTACTTCAAGACCTATCCGGGCATGTACTTCACCGGCGACGGCTGTCGCCGCGACGAGGACGGCTATTACTGGATCACCGGCCGCGTCGACGACGTGATCAACGTCAGCGGCCACCGGATCGGCACCGCCGAAGTCGAAAGTGCGCTGGTCTCGCATCCGAAGGTCGCCGAAGCGGCGGTGGTCGGCTTCACCCACGACATCAAGGGCCAGGGCATCTACGCCTACGTCACCCTCGTCGCGGGGGAAGCGCCCAGCGAAGAGCTGCGCAAGGCGCTGGTGGCGCACGTGCGCAAGCAGATCGGGCCGATCGCCACACCGGACTTCCTGCAGTGGGCGCCCGGTCTGCCGAAGACCCGCTCCGGCAAGATCATGCGCCGCATCCTGCGCAAGATCGCCGAAAACGCGCCCGACCAGCTGGGCGACACCTCGACCCTGGCCGATCCTTCGGTCGTCAAGTCGCTGGTCGACGAACGGCTGGTGAAGTGA
- a CDS encoding CPXCG motif-containing cysteine-rich protein, translating into MTAKHYTDTAFTQCPYCGEDIEIVVDGSVDHQQYVEDCSVCCRPIVFTVVAEDGEVLSVDARSEDD; encoded by the coding sequence ATGACAGCTAAGCACTACACCGACACCGCGTTCACGCAATGCCCGTATTGCGGCGAAGACATCGAGATCGTCGTCGACGGCTCGGTGGATCATCAACAGTATGTCGAGGACTGCAGCGTGTGCTGCCGGCCGATCGTGTTCACCGTCGTCGCCGAAGACGGTGAAGTGCTGAGCGTGGATGCGCGTTCGGAAGACGACTGA
- a CDS encoding hybrid sensor histidine kinase/response regulator, producing the protein MIPGWVLLLVSLGYVGVLFAVAYLGDLRGAVPRWRWARPLIYSLALAVYCSSWTFYGAVGTAARTGLGFLPIYLGPLLMLMFGWRILERLALISGEHRIVSIADFLSSRYGRAPGLAALVAAVALIAAVPYVALQFKAVAMSVEVLAPGSDDALFADPALYVALLLAVFAILFGTRQIDATEHHRGMVLAVALESLVKLLAFVAIGLFALLHLPGDAPLGVRVAEAARVVTAPGLPTGFIAQTLIAFAAIICLPRQFHVAVVECQDSADIRPARWLFGGYLVIFSLFVVPITLAGQSLLSGSGVSPDTYVLALPLALDQEALALLAYIGGFSAATGMVIVSSVALSTMVSNDLVMPLLLRNGVLSEGGGIDRQVLWVRRVTILALALMAYGYHRSAAAGDSLAQHGLLAFAAVAQFAPALIGGLYWRGASRAGAFAGLLLGALTWAYTLLLPALAQSGVVGSDWIEHGPLGIAWLRPRQLFGLTGWDPLTHGVFWSLLFNVGALFLVSAQRRPRLQEQLLAATYLDPYAQRSPLGPGGWAGSIRSGDLLALAERILGERHARRAFDEYALSQGRQWQPEQLADRALMQFTERQLASAIGAASARLTLTSALRGSGMELGEVVSLLDEASQELRFNRQVLSTTLENISQGVSVVDADMCLIAWNRRYQDMLGYPDGMLYVGRPIAELIRWNAERAELSVADPAIIDDIEEQVRRRLEHLRVGQPYVYQRVRGNGQVIEMRGQPLPGGGYVTSFSDITDYKRAEQALRDINETLEHRVELRTREAEAAQQSKTRFLAAVSHDVLQPLNAARLFASALRETTDNDERTHLAERVDTALRAAEDLLDGLLDVSRLDAGALQPELTHFDAAELLQELAAQYAPSAAGRGLALRVHAGTDVFVRSDRRLLRRALQNFLANALRYTREGGVLLGLRRRGEQIECQVWDTGPGIPEHHLTQIFEEFRRFDQPGVGGERGLGLGLSICQRIARTLDHPLRVNSRVGSGSVFSIRVPVGVVTRQPVLREIVPASDALAGLRVLCVDNDPEILDGMRALLGRWKAIALTAATVDEALAHIDSSDPESLPDVALVDYHLHDRLDGLGVIAELRRRAKRDLPAALLTGDGSDTLKHAAREYGCAVLTKPVKPASLRAWLGAWG; encoded by the coding sequence ATGATTCCAGGCTGGGTACTGCTGCTGGTGTCGCTGGGCTATGTGGGCGTGCTGTTCGCGGTGGCGTATCTGGGCGACCTGCGCGGCGCCGTGCCGCGTTGGCGCTGGGCGCGCCCGCTGATCTATTCGCTGGCGCTGGCGGTGTACTGCTCGTCGTGGACGTTCTACGGCGCGGTCGGTACCGCCGCGCGCACCGGGCTGGGCTTCCTGCCGATCTATCTCGGCCCGTTGCTGATGCTGATGTTCGGCTGGCGCATTCTCGAACGCCTCGCATTGATTTCCGGCGAACACCGCATCGTGTCGATCGCCGATTTCCTGTCGTCGCGCTACGGGCGCGCGCCCGGCCTCGCGGCGCTGGTTGCGGCAGTGGCGCTGATCGCTGCGGTGCCGTACGTCGCGCTGCAGTTCAAGGCGGTGGCGATGAGCGTCGAAGTGCTGGCGCCGGGCAGCGACGACGCGCTGTTCGCCGATCCCGCGCTGTATGTCGCGCTGTTGCTCGCGGTGTTCGCGATCCTGTTCGGCACGCGCCAGATCGACGCCACCGAGCATCATCGCGGCATGGTGCTGGCGGTGGCGCTGGAATCGCTGGTGAAACTGCTCGCGTTCGTCGCGATCGGCCTCTTCGCGCTGTTGCATCTGCCCGGCGATGCGCCGCTGGGCGTGCGCGTCGCCGAAGCCGCGCGCGTGGTGACCGCACCGGGATTGCCCACCGGCTTCATCGCCCAGACATTGATCGCGTTCGCCGCGATCATCTGCCTGCCGCGCCAGTTCCACGTTGCGGTGGTGGAGTGCCAGGATTCCGCCGATATCCGCCCGGCGCGCTGGCTGTTCGGCGGTTATCTCGTGATCTTCAGTCTGTTCGTCGTGCCGATCACGCTGGCGGGACAGTCGCTGTTGTCCGGCAGCGGCGTATCGCCCGACACCTATGTGCTCGCGCTGCCGCTGGCGCTGGATCAGGAAGCGCTGGCGCTGCTGGCCTACATCGGCGGATTTTCCGCGGCGACCGGCATGGTGATCGTGTCCAGCGTCGCGCTCTCGACGATGGTCAGCAACGATCTGGTGATGCCGCTGCTGCTGCGCAACGGCGTGCTGTCCGAAGGCGGCGGCATCGATCGGCAAGTGCTGTGGGTGCGACGCGTCACGATCCTCGCGCTGGCGCTGATGGCCTATGGTTATCACCGCAGCGCGGCGGCGGGCGACAGTCTTGCGCAGCATGGTCTGCTCGCGTTCGCGGCGGTGGCGCAATTCGCGCCGGCATTGATCGGTGGCCTGTACTGGCGTGGCGCCAGCCGTGCCGGTGCGTTCGCCGGATTGCTGCTCGGTGCGCTGACCTGGGCGTACACGCTGCTGTTGCCGGCGCTGGCGCAGAGCGGCGTGGTCGGCAGCGACTGGATCGAACACGGTCCGCTCGGCATCGCATGGCTGCGCCCGCGACAGTTGTTCGGCTTGACCGGCTGGGATCCGCTCACCCACGGCGTGTTCTGGTCGCTGCTGTTCAATGTCGGCGCGCTGTTCCTGGTCTCGGCGCAGCGTCGGCCGCGCTTGCAGGAACAATTGCTGGCCGCGACCTATCTCGACCCCTACGCGCAGCGCTCGCCGCTGGGTCCCGGCGGGTGGGCCGGCAGCATCCGCAGCGGCGACCTGCTGGCCTTGGCCGAACGCATCCTCGGCGAGCGTCACGCGCGCCGCGCTTTCGACGAATACGCGCTGAGCCAAGGGCGTCAATGGCAACCGGAACAACTCGCCGACCGCGCGCTGATGCAGTTCACCGAACGGCAGCTGGCGTCCGCGATCGGCGCGGCGTCGGCGCGGCTCACGCTCACCAGCGCGCTGCGCGGCTCCGGCATGGAGCTGGGCGAAGTGGTGTCGCTGCTCGACGAAGCCAGTCAGGAACTGCGCTTCAACCGTCAGGTGCTGTCGACCACGCTGGAGAACATCAGCCAGGGCGTGAGCGTGGTCGATGCCGACATGTGTCTCATCGCATGGAACCGTCGATACCAGGACATGCTCGGCTATCCGGACGGCATGCTCTACGTCGGACGGCCGATCGCCGAACTGATCCGCTGGAATGCCGAACGTGCGGAATTGAGCGTCGCCGATCCGGCCATCATCGACGATATCGAAGAGCAGGTGCGCCGCCGCCTGGAGCATCTGCGCGTGGGCCAGCCGTACGTGTATCAACGCGTGCGCGGCAACGGACAGGTGATCGAAATGCGTGGACAGCCGCTGCCGGGCGGCGGTTACGTCACCAGCTTCAGCGACATCACCGACTACAAGCGCGCCGAGCAGGCGCTGCGCGATATCAACGAAACCCTGGAACATCGCGTCGAACTGCGCACCCGCGAGGCCGAGGCCGCGCAGCAGTCGAAGACGCGCTTCCTCGCGGCGGTGAGTCATGACGTGCTGCAGCCGTTGAACGCCGCGCGCCTGTTCGCATCGGCGCTGCGCGAAACCACCGACAACGACGAGCGCACGCACCTGGCCGAACGCGTCGACACCGCACTGCGCGCGGCCGAGGATCTGCTCGACGGCCTGCTCGACGTATCGCGGCTCGATGCCGGTGCGCTGCAGCCCGAGCTCACCCATTTCGACGCCGCCGAACTGCTGCAGGAACTCGCCGCGCAGTACGCACCCAGTGCCGCCGGTCGCGGTCTCGCGCTGCGCGTGCACGCGGGCACGGATGTATTCGTGCGCAGCGACCGTCGTCTGCTGCGCCGCGCACTGCAGAACTTCCTCGCCAACGCCTTGCGCTACACCCGCGAGGGCGGCGTGCTGCTCGGTCTGCGTCGTCGCGGGGAACAGATCGAATGCCAGGTGTGGGACACCGGCCCCGGCATTCCCGAACATCATCTGACCCAGATCTTCGAGGAATTCCGTCGTTTCGACCAACCCGGCGTCGGTGGCGAACGCGGCCTGGGCCTCGGTCTTTCCATCTGCCAGCGCATCGCGCGCACGCTCGATCATCCGCTGCGCGTGAACTCGCGCGTGGGCAGCGGCAGCGTGTTCTCGATCCGCGTACCGGTCGGCGTCGTCACCCGGCAACCGGTGCTGCGCGAGATCGTGCCGGCTTCCGACGCGCTCGCCGGCCTGCGCGTGCTCTGCGTCGACAACGACCCGGAAATCCTCGACGGCATGCGCGCCCTGCTCGGCCGCTGGAAAGCGATCGCACTCACCGCCGCGACCGTCGACGAAGCGCTGGCGCATATCGACAGCAGCGATCCCGAATCGCTACCGGATGTCGCCCTCGTCGATTACCACCTGCACGACCGGCTCGACGGCCTCGGCGTGATCGCCGAACTGCGTCGACGCGCGAAGCGCGATCTGCCCGCTGCATTGTTGACCGGCGATGGCAGCGACACGCTGAAACATGCCGCGCGCGAATACGGATGCGCGGTGTTGACCAAGCCGGTGAAGCCGGCGTCGTTAAGGGCTTGGTTGGGGGCGTGGGGATGA
- a CDS encoding MFS transporter produces the protein MSSTTATVPVSGGMTREHKKVIFASSLGTVFEWYDFYLYGSLAVHIGKHFFSGLNDTSQFIFALLAFAAGFAVRPFGALFFGRLGDMIGRKYTFLITIVIMGLSTFLVGVLPGYATIGILAPIILITLRLLQGLALGGEYGGAATYVAEHAPPGKRGLYTSFIQTTATLGLFMSLLVIWLCRNYLGKDIFEAWGWRIPFIVSVVLLGVSVWIRMQLNESPLFQQMKAEGKTSKAPLTESFLSKNGKIALLALLGATAGQAVVWYTGQFYALFFMTKTLSVDPNTADILIAISLALATGGFILFGWLSDKIGRKKIIMAGCLLAALTYFPVFKALMHNANPALEAAVATSPAKVLADRDRCALQFDPVGKKTFKQSCDIIASGLAKKGIPYTIESAPAGTVASVTIGATTVQSFEGEALDKDAFKAKADEFTKKLGDTLTAAGYPAKADDAQINKPMVIALLAYLVLLVTMVYGPIAAWLVELFPTRIRYTSMSLPYHIGNGWFGGFLPFISFTIVAATGNIFSGLWYPIGVALMTLVIGSLFLRETKDVDITQ, from the coding sequence ATGTCCAGCACTACAGCAACTGTCCCCGTGAGCGGCGGGATGACCCGGGAGCACAAGAAGGTCATCTTCGCGTCGAGTCTCGGCACCGTCTTCGAGTGGTACGACTTCTATCTTTACGGATCGCTCGCGGTCCATATCGGCAAGCATTTCTTCAGTGGCCTCAACGACACCAGCCAGTTCATCTTCGCGCTGTTGGCGTTCGCGGCCGGTTTCGCGGTGCGTCCGTTCGGCGCGCTGTTCTTCGGTCGCCTGGGCGACATGATCGGGCGCAAGTACACGTTCCTGATCACGATCGTCATCATGGGCCTGTCGACGTTCCTGGTCGGTGTCCTGCCCGGTTACGCGACCATCGGCATCCTCGCGCCGATCATCCTGATCACGCTGCGTCTGTTGCAGGGCCTCGCGCTCGGCGGCGAATACGGCGGTGCCGCGACCTACGTCGCCGAACACGCGCCTCCGGGCAAACGCGGTCTGTACACCAGCTTCATCCAGACCACGGCGACGCTCGGCCTGTTCATGTCGCTGCTGGTGATCTGGCTGTGCCGCAACTACCTGGGCAAGGATATTTTCGAAGCCTGGGGCTGGCGCATTCCGTTCATCGTGTCGGTGGTGCTGCTGGGCGTGTCGGTGTGGATCCGCATGCAGCTCAACGAATCGCCGCTGTTCCAGCAGATGAAGGCCGAGGGCAAGACCTCGAAAGCGCCGCTCACCGAGAGCTTCCTCTCCAAGAACGGCAAGATCGCGCTGCTCGCGCTGCTCGGCGCCACCGCCGGTCAAGCGGTGGTCTGGTACACGGGCCAGTTCTACGCGCTGTTCTTCATGACCAAGACCCTGAGCGTCGACCCGAACACCGCCGATATCCTGATCGCCATTTCGTTGGCGCTCGCCACCGGCGGCTTCATCCTGTTCGGCTGGTTGTCCGACAAGATCGGCCGCAAGAAGATCATCATGGCCGGTTGCCTGTTGGCCGCACTGACCTACTTCCCGGTGTTCAAGGCGCTGATGCACAACGCCAATCCGGCGCTGGAAGCGGCGGTCGCCACCTCGCCGGCGAAAGTGCTGGCCGATCGCGACCGCTGCGCGCTGCAGTTCGATCCCGTGGGCAAGAAGACCTTCAAGCAGTCCTGCGACATCATCGCGTCGGGCCTGGCGAAGAAAGGTATTCCGTACACCATCGAATCGGCGCCGGCAGGCACGGTCGCCAGCGTCACCATCGGCGCGACCACGGTGCAGAGCTTCGAAGGCGAAGCGCTGGACAAGGATGCGTTCAAGGCCAAGGCCGACGAGTTCACCAAGAAGCTCGGCGACACCTTGACCGCCGCGGGTTATCCGGCCAAGGCCGACGATGCGCAGATCAACAAGCCGATGGTCATCGCGTTGCTCGCTTATCTGGTGCTGCTGGTGACGATGGTCTATGGTCCGATCGCGGCGTGGCTGGTCGAGTTGTTCCCGACCCGCATCCGCTACACCTCGATGTCGCTGCCGTACCACATCGGCAACGGTTGGTTCGGCGGGTTCCTGCCGTTCATCTCCTTCACCATCGTGGCGGCGACCGGCAATATCTTCAGCGGGCTGTGGTATCCGATCGGCGTTGCGCTGATGACGCTGGTGATCGGTTCGCTGTTCCTGCGCGAGACGAAGGACGTGGATATTACCCAGTAG
- a CDS encoding DUF4917 family protein codes for MALRTFDQCLSIAKESGKMHALLGNGFSRACRNDIFSYAALFDRADFAGLSPHCRKAFDALGTTDFEIVIRALNSAATILETYSSASAALAATLREDSIKLREVLVAAIAGSHPNWPGEIDSDAYHACKCFLENFERVYTLNYDLLLYWAYMQEEIEPLLNCDDGFRHPDTGPEEYVTWEVENSHDQKIYYLHGALHLFDAGAELQKYTWKNTGVRLKEQIRSALAESKYPLFVSEGTSREKLERIKHSGYLHRGLASMPKVTGSMFVYGLSFAPNDEHVIRMLEIGKIGRLFVGVYGDPNAQHNAEMIARARKIAQARATRTSGRKRAQELEVHFYDAQSARVWG; via the coding sequence ATTGCACTCCGGACATTCGATCAATGCTTGTCCATTGCCAAAGAATCAGGAAAAATGCATGCGCTGCTGGGAAATGGGTTCAGCCGCGCGTGTCGGAATGACATCTTTTCGTACGCAGCCCTCTTTGACCGAGCCGACTTTGCTGGTCTATCGCCACACTGCCGAAAGGCATTTGACGCTCTAGGCACCACAGATTTCGAGATCGTTATCAGGGCGCTCAATTCAGCAGCCACAATTCTCGAAACCTATTCATCGGCAAGCGCTGCACTCGCGGCGACTCTCCGAGAGGATTCAATAAAGCTCCGGGAAGTTCTGGTAGCGGCTATTGCAGGCAGTCACCCTAACTGGCCGGGAGAAATTGATTCCGACGCATATCATGCATGTAAGTGCTTTTTAGAGAACTTTGAACGTGTTTACACGCTCAATTACGACCTCCTCCTCTACTGGGCATACATGCAGGAAGAGATCGAGCCTCTCCTAAATTGCGACGATGGTTTCCGTCATCCTGATACGGGTCCAGAGGAATACGTCACGTGGGAGGTCGAAAACAGCCATGATCAAAAGATCTACTACCTCCATGGAGCGCTTCACCTGTTCGATGCTGGCGCTGAGTTACAGAAGTACACATGGAAGAATACGGGGGTGAGGCTTAAGGAGCAGATTCGTTCTGCTCTCGCGGAATCTAAATACCCGCTCTTTGTGTCTGAAGGCACATCACGAGAGAAACTAGAGCGAATAAAACATAGCGGTTACCTTCATCGTGGTCTAGCGAGCATGCCGAAGGTCACCGGATCAATGTTTGTGTATGGTCTATCCTTTGCGCCGAACGATGAACATGTAATCCGAATGCTTGAAATTGGGAAAATCGGAAGACTGTTTGTTGGCGTCTACGGAGACCCTAACGCGCAGCACAACGCCGAAATGATTGCACGTGCGCGCAAGATTGCTCAAGCTAGGGCGACGCGAACTAGTGGCAGAAAACGCGCACAAGAATTGGAAGTGCACTTCTACGACGCACAGTCGGCAAGAGTGTGGGGTTGA
- a CDS encoding phosphotyrosine protein phosphatase: MEFPVVPEHKPVDREHVNVLFVCSRNQWRSPTAERMFKGHPVIIARSAGTSLSARHRISHVDIDWADVIMVMEDKHRERIVADYAQLIAHTPIHVLDIPDEYKYMDPELIDMLEQTVEPMLFA; this comes from the coding sequence ATGGAGTTTCCGGTCGTGCCCGAACACAAGCCCGTCGATCGCGAACACGTGAACGTGCTGTTCGTCTGCAGCCGCAACCAATGGCGCAGCCCCACCGCAGAGCGCATGTTCAAGGGACATCCGGTGATCATTGCCCGCTCGGCCGGCACCAGTCTCAGCGCAAGACACCGCATCTCGCATGTGGACATCGACTGGGCGGACGTGATCATGGTGATGGAAGACAAACACCGCGAGCGCATCGTCGCCGACTACGCGCAGTTGATCGCGCACACCCCGATCCACGTGCTCGATATCCCGGACGAGTACAAGTACATGGATCCGGAGTTGATCGACATGCTGGAGCAGACGGTGGAGCCGATGCTGTTCGCGTAG